Within the Dehalococcoidia bacterium genome, the region GGCCGCTTCCAGGCCTGCATTCATATCGAAGCAGCAGGCGCGCGTTTCCTGCTCGACTGCGGCCCCTCGGCGCTGGTGGCGATGAAACGCTTCGGCGTCGCGCCGAACGAGATCGACGCGGTCCTGATCAGCCACTTCCACGGGGACCACTTCGCCGGCATACCCTTCCTGATCCTCGAGGGCCAGTTCTTCGGCCGGACAAAGCCGCTGGCCTTCGCCGGCCCGCCCGGGATCGAAGCGAGGGCGAGAGGCGTGATGGAAGAACTCTTTCTCGGCCTCTCCGGCACCGCCCAGCGCTTCGATTACAGCTTCGTGGACCTTCAAGCCGGCGTGCCTACCAGCATTGCGGGACTGGAGGTCACGGCGTTGCCGGTCCCCCATTCGGGCGGATCGACTCCCTACGGCCTCCGGGTGGCGGTGGACGGAAAGGTCGTCGCCTATTCCGGCGACAGCGAATGGTCCGAGACCCTCATCGACCTGGCGCGCGGGGCGGACCTCTTCATCTGCGAGGCAAATTTCTTCGACCGCGACGTGAGGAACCACCTGAGCTACCGGACGCTCATGCGGCGCATCGGCGACTTCGAGTGCAGGCGGATCGTCCTCACTCATGCCGGGCCCGAGGTGCTGGAGCGCCGGCACGAACTCGAACTCGAGTTGGCCGAAGACGGCATGACCATCGAGGTGTAGGCCGGCCGGCAATGGACAGCCTACGCCCGGGGGCGCGACAATCCGTTTGTGCTGACCCGGCAGGAAGCGCCTGACTGGACCATCCGCGATGCCACGGAGGCAGACGTGGCTGCGGTGCTGCATGTCTGGCGGAACACCGAGGCGCGACCGAGCCTGACCGACAACGAAGAGGTCATCGAGGCCCTGATCAAGGCCAACCCCGGCGCCCTCTTCGTCGCCGACGTCAAGGGCAAGATAGTCGGCGCCGTAATCGCCACCTACGACGGCTGGCGCGGCAACATCTACAGGCTCGCCGTCGACCCCGACTATCGCCGCCGCGGCCTCGCCCGGGCGCTGGTGCACGAAGCAGAGTCGCGCCTGCGGGCGAAGGGCGCGAAGCGCATCTCCTGCCTCGTGGAGTCGGACCACCCCTGGGCCACCGCCTTCTGGGACGGCGCGGGCTACGAGCGCGACCCAATCATGCTCCGCTACTTCAAGAACCTGGATTAGGTGGCGCGGTTTGTCCGGCGCCCTGATAGCTTGTTGCCGCTTCCTGTAATCTCTGCCTCGTGAAGGTAGCAGTCGTCGTCGCCATTCTGACGATCATCGCCGAAGAGCTGCGCGTACTGCTGATCAACCGCAGCGGCGAGCCCTTTGTCGGCTGGTGGGCATTGCCTGGAGGCGTCCTGCGTCCTGGCGAGTCCCTGGCCGACGCCGCCGCGCGCAAGCTCGTCGACGAGACTGGCGTCGCGGACGTATATCTCGAGCAGCTTTACACCTTCGACAGCCTGGAGGAGAGCCCCGGCTCGGTCGTGGTGGCCTACTTCGCCCTCGTCGACTCCAGCAAGGTACGTCTTCGAGACGAGCTTGCCTGGCGTCCCGAGTGGCATCGCGTCAAGGACCTGCCGGACCTGGCCTTCGACAACAAGAAGGTCGTCGACTACGCCATCCAGAGGCTGCGAAACAAGCTCGAGTACACGAACGTCGCCTACAGCCTGATGCCGCAGTCCTTCACCCTGAGCGACTTGCAGTCCGTGTACGAGAGCATCCTTGGCCGCACCTTCGACAAGCGGAACTTCCGCCGGCGGATGCTCTCGCTCGGCATCATCCGGCCTACCGGCCAGACCGTCGCGCGGGGCGCCCACCGGCCCGCCGAACTCTTCGAGTTCACGTCCCGCAAACCAATGGTGTTGTAGAGGCCCGTATGGCCCGGGCCGAGACTATGGAGGCGAGCCTGTGGGCACGATGATTGACCAGCCGGCGGTTGTGAGGGCCGCCGGCGAGGCCGAAATCAAGGCTGATGCCGAACTTTGTTGGAGCGTCCTTACCGACGTCAACTCCTGGGCCTCCTGGAACCGTGACGTGAAGTCGGCCTCACTGGAGGGCCCTGTCATGAAGGGCACGACCTTCCGCTGGAAAGTCTCCGGGGGAAGGATAACCTCGACTTTCATCGAGGTGGTCCCGCCGCGGCTGGTGGCGTGGACAGGACACCTGTCTCCGCTCGGCATCCGCGCGGTCCACGTCTGGAGCCTCAGCCCACAAGACGGCTCGACGCTCGTCCGCTCGGAGGAGAGCTGGTCGGGGCTGGTCCCGAGGCTCGCCCGGGGCTTCTCCGCGCGGCTGCTCAAGTCCGCAATCGATAAGGGCCTCGAAAGCCTCAAGCGCGAGTGCGAGCGGCGCGCCGCGTCCCCGAGCCAGTAGCCGGTCGCGGCCTAGCGCCCGGCCCTGGGATGGGAGGCGAAGAACTCCCAGATGAGCGACGTGGCATCGATGGACTGCGTGGTGCGCCCGAGCAGGGGCACGCTCGCCGCGCCCGGCCACGTGTGGCCGCCGCCTTCGACCACATAGAGCAGGACGTCCGCGCCGCCATTGCAGCCGCTGAATGACTCGCGGAGTACGTCCGGGGCGACCCTCTCGACGGACGGCGCCGGGGCGCAGCCGTTGTGGGCCGCCCAGTCGGCGGCGTTCTGCCGGACGCTCTGCAAGGCCAGGCCCAGGCGCCCTCCGACGCCGCCCTCGAAGGGGACCAGGGAGTCCTCTGTGCCATGGAAGATTATGGCCGGGACCGGCTGCTTGCCACGGCAGATTGCCCCCGGGAAGGGGGACCCGGCAACCGGGGCGATCGCGGCGATGCGGTCGTTGAGGCGACAGCCGAGGAGGGAGCTCATACCGCCGCCGTTCGAAATGCCCGTGGCGTAGACGCGGCGCTCGTCGATGCACAGCGTTGCGCTGAGGTGGTCGAGGAGGTCGTCCACGAACGCGAAGTCGTCGACGAAGCCTGGCTCGAACATTCCGTAGATGTACCAGCGCCGCGGGCTGCCCGTGCCATCGGGCGCCACCGTGATGAAGCCCGCGCGGTCAGCCATCGCCGTCATGCGCGAGTAGGCCTCCTGCTCCGCGGCGCTCGAGCCGAAGCCGTGGAAGTTCAGGACAACGGGCGCCGGCTTCGAGGGGCTGTAGCTTGCCGGCACATACAGGCGATACGTCCGGGTCACGCCGCCCGACTGCATGCTCCCAAGAGTCAGCCCCGCGCGGAATGGCGAACCGCAGCCGGTCTGGACGGCTGGAGTGGCCGCGGCCGTAGGTTCCACCGCCGCCTCACGATTCGGTCCGCCGTCGCGGCAGCCGAAAAGGAGCGCGCCAAGGGCGAAGATGGCAAGGCCCTGAGAGAAGGCCAACATGCGGCCGCGGGCATGCCGGTTCACGGCGTACAGAATACTCGGAAGGCGCGTTTCCGCACCTCCGGGTTGACAAAGGCGCGAGCCTCACGTAGCATGGGCCAGACTTAGTGTCATAATGACACTAAGTAGCGGCCGGGCGGGTCGCCGGGTGTGAGAAGGCGAAGGTAGATGACAACAAGGCTTCTTGGGACAAGCGAAGAAGCGCTCGAGGTGCTGCCGCTCGCCGGTATCGCCTGCGAGACGAACACCGGCACGAGGACGCTCCCGCTCTCGCAGGAGCCCTCCTTCGCCTACTGGCAGCAGGACATCCCCCGCGAGTACTGGGACCTCACGTCGGAAGTGCTGGTAGAGCGCGTCGCGGCGGCGCGCAAGAAGCTCGGCGAGAAGCTCATCGTCCTCGGTCACCACTACCAGCGCGAGGACATCATCCAGTTCGCCGACTTCCGGGGCGACTCCTTCAAGCTGGCGCAGTGGGCGGCAGGGCATCCGGAGGCCGATTACATCGTGTTCTGCGGCGTCCACTTCATGGCGGAGGCCGCCGACATCCTGAGCGCGCCACACCAGACGGTCGTCCTGCCGAACATGGCAGCCGGCTGCTCGATGGCCGACATGGCCGACCCGGAGGACGTGTACGCCTGCTGGGAAGAGCTGGAGGAGGCGGGCATCGCGGACAAAGTCGTGCCCGTGACGTACATGAACTCGGCGGCTTCGCTGAAGGCCTTCTGTGGCAGACACGGGGGCATCGTCTGTACCTCCAGCAACGCGACCGCAGTCCTGCAGTGGGCGTTCGAGCGGGGCGAAAAGGTGCTCTTCTTCCCGGACCAGCACCTGGGCCGCAACACCGGCGTCAAGATGGGCGTGCCGCTCGACCAGATGCCGCTCTGGAACTACAACAAGCCCTACGGCAGCCTCGGGGGCATGCCGAGGGAGGTGCTCGAGCGCTCGCGCATCATCCTCTGGCAAGGCCACTGCTCGGTGCACCAGCGCTTCACGGTCTCCCAGATCGAGGCGGCGCGGGCCAGGTTCCCCAACGTGCACGTCGTCGTGCACCCGGAGTGCCGGCTGGAGGTCGTCCAGGCGGCCGACTCGAATGGCTCGACCGAGTTCATCGCGAGGACAGTGCGCGAGGGCGCGCCGGGCTCGGTGTTCGCGGTTGGGACCGAGATCAACCTGGTCAGCCGTCTCGCGCACGAGAACCCGGACAAGACGGTGTTCTGTCTGGACCCGGTCGTCTGCCCCTGCTCGACGATGTATCGAATCCACCCGGCATACCTGGCCTGGACAGTCGAGGAGCTGGCGACGGGCCGTGTGGTGAACCAGGTGAAGGTGGACGAAGAGACGGCGCACTACGCGAAGATCGCGCTGGACCGCATGCTCGCGGTCACCTAACCTCGCGAGGCCACAAGGGCCTTGGCCCCGAGCGACCGGCTCGAGGCGCGCCGGCCCTCCAGCCGATCGGCGGGAGAGGCCGCGAGGAACGCAGTCGTTGCCGCGAGGGCGGTGCCCCTACTGCCATCGTTCCGCCAATCGGTCCACTCTTCCGGTAGTGAAGGGGTAGCTTGCCCGACTTCGCGCAGCGCCGGGAAGCGCCTGCTGCGTGCCTCTCGGGTAAAGCGCTTCGCGAGCGTCGTCCAGTAAGCTTCGGAATCTGGTCTGGCGGGGCCGGCGTCGTTACAGTTAGCCCTGGCCACCCGACTCTCGAACTCAAGGAGCCTCAGAGATGCCACTCGAACACCTGAACCCTCCCGGCCTCAGCAGCCCCACCGGCTACACGCATGTTGTGGCCGCCACCGGCGGGCGCAACATTTACATCTCGGGCCAGGTCGCGCTCAACGAGCGCGGCGAGGTGGTGGGCGAAGGCGACCTCGAGGCGCAGCTGCGGCAGGTCTACGAGAACCTGAAGACCGCGCTGGCCGCGGCCGGCGCGACGTTCGCCGACGTCGTCAAGCAGACGACGTATGTCGTGAACTTCGACGCCGCGCGCGACCGGCCGGTAATCGGCCGCGTGCGTTCACAGTACCTGTCGGCGGCAAACCCACCTGCGAGCACGCTGGTCGGCGTGCAGGCGCTGGCCAATCCGGCCCTGCTCGTCGAGGTCGAGGCGGTCGCGGTCCTTGAGTGAGCCTCAGGCCGCCAACATGGGGCAGGCGGCGCCGGTCATACGGACTCCCCCTGCCGGGCTTGGCGAGATAGGTTGGCAGAGCAGTGACCGGAGCAAGCCCGTAAGGCCGGCAGCCGTTACGATATTCCCGCCATGCCGAAGCGGCCTCTTGCCGTGCTCGCCTTCTCCGGAGGCCTCGACACCACGGTGATCCTCCACTGGATGCGCCAGAAGGGGTGGGACGTCGCGACCTACACGGCGAACCTCGGGCAGCCCGACGCCGACCTCGAGGCCGCGGCCGAAAAGGCGCGCTCGCTCGGCGCGGTGGACACGTTCGTCGAGGACCTGCGTTCGGAGCTCCTGGACGAGTTCTTCTTGCCGGTGCTGCAGATGCACGCCCGGTACGAGGGCCGTTACCTGCTCGGCACGTCCATCGCCCGGATACCGACGGCGCGCGCCCAGATGCGCTACGCGAAGCGGATCGGGGGGAATGTGCTCGTACACGGCTCGACGGGCAAGGGCAACGACCAGGTGCGCTTCGAGACCATCTACCGCGTGCTGCAGGAGGACCCGGCGTATAGCCTCGAGGACTTCGCCATCTACGCCCCGTGGAAGGAGGAGGACTTCCTCGCGCGCTTCGGAGACGGCGGCCGCAAGGTCATGACGGCCTACTCTCAGGAGCACGGCATTCCCCTGCCAAGCGGCGGCACGGACGAGGGGCCGCCGTACTCCCAGGACGCGAACGCACTTCACATAAGCAGCGAGGGCAAGGCGCTCGAGGACCCGGCGGACGACCACCGCGAGGTGCTCTTCACCTACCTCGCCCGCTGGGACCGCACGCCAGACCGGCCGGAGCGCGTGCGCATCCACTTCGTCAAGGGCAAGCCGGTAAAGGTCGAGCTCCTCACGGAGGAGCGTGAGGCGGCCGGAAAGGGCGTCGAGGTCAGCGCATCCGACTCGATCCTCCCGATAGTCGAGTTTCTGAACCAGGTCGGCGGACGGCACGGCGTTGGTCTGCTGGACATGGTCGAGTCCCGCTACGTCGGGCTCAAGTCGCGCGGGGTGTACGAGGCGCCGGCGCACGCGGTGCTCCTGGCCGCGCACGAAGACCTGGAGTCGCTCGTGCACGACCACCGCCTCCTGCACGACAAGGCGAAGCGCAGCTTCGACGTCGCCGAGGCGGTGTACCAGGGGAAGTGGTTCACGCAGGAGATGGAGAGCTGGCTCGCGGCCAACGCGGTCGAGCAGCAGCGGGTCTCCGGATGGAGCGAGGTGCGCCTCTTCAAAGGCGGGATCCTGCCGGTCGCGCGCTACAGCCCCCACAGCCTCTACAGCGAGGCGCTGGTCTCCTTCGACACGGAGTCTCGCGAGTACGACCCTCGCAAGGCCCGCGGCTTCATCGACATCCAGGCGACTGAGCAGCAGGCGCAGATGCGCCAGAAGCGCACGCTGCAATAAGAGCGTCCGGCGGCCGGGCTTGCACGTCTATGCTCAGGGCACGGCCTCTCCTAACATGACGGCGTGAACCCACGGCGAAAAGATGGCAGCGCGCGCCCGGCCCGGGAGCAGGGCCGTGCCTGAACGCGGCGCCCCGCGGCGGACCGGTGCTGGCGCGAAGCTCTGGGCTGGCCGCTTCCTGGAGCCTACGAACCCTCTCGTCGACGCCTACACCTCGTCGCTGGACGTCGACCGGCGCATGGCCGCGGAGGACGTGCGCGGCTCGATAGCGCACGCGCGCATGCTGGCGAAGCAGGGCATCATCCCGAACGAGGACGCCGAAAAGATCATCGAGGGCCTCACGCAGGTCGCGCGCGAAATCGAGACGGGGACGTTCGAGATGGACGAGAGGCTCGAAGACGTCCACATGAACGTCGAGGCGCGGCTCGCGCAGCTCATCGGCCCCGAAGCGGCCGGCCGCCTCCACACGGCCAGGTCACGCAACGACCAGGTGGTGACTGACCTTCGCCTCTGGCTCAAGACGGCGATCGCCGAGAC harbors:
- a CDS encoding RidA family protein; this translates as MPLEHLNPPGLSSPTGYTHVVAATGGRNIYISGQVALNERGEVVGEGDLEAQLRQVYENLKTALAAAGATFADVVKQTTYVVNFDAARDRPVIGRVRSQYLSAANPPASTLVGVQALANPALLVEVEAVAVLE
- a CDS encoding argininosuccinate synthase, with product MPKRPLAVLAFSGGLDTTVILHWMRQKGWDVATYTANLGQPDADLEAAAEKARSLGAVDTFVEDLRSELLDEFFLPVLQMHARYEGRYLLGTSIARIPTARAQMRYAKRIGGNVLVHGSTGKGNDQVRFETIYRVLQEDPAYSLEDFAIYAPWKEEDFLARFGDGGRKVMTAYSQEHGIPLPSGGTDEGPPYSQDANALHISSEGKALEDPADDHREVLFTYLARWDRTPDRPERVRIHFVKGKPVKVELLTEEREAAGKGVEVSASDSILPIVEFLNQVGGRHGVGLLDMVESRYVGLKSRGVYEAPAHAVLLAAHEDLESLVHDHRLLHDKAKRSFDVAEAVYQGKWFTQEMESWLAANAVEQQRVSGWSEVRLFKGGILPVARYSPHSLYSEALVSFDTESREYDPRKARGFIDIQATEQQAQMRQKRTLQ
- the nadA gene encoding quinolinate synthase NadA, whose protein sequence is MTTRLLGTSEEALEVLPLAGIACETNTGTRTLPLSQEPSFAYWQQDIPREYWDLTSEVLVERVAAARKKLGEKLIVLGHHYQREDIIQFADFRGDSFKLAQWAAGHPEADYIVFCGVHFMAEAADILSAPHQTVVLPNMAAGCSMADMADPEDVYACWEELEEAGIADKVVPVTYMNSAASLKAFCGRHGGIVCTSSNATAVLQWAFERGEKVLFFPDQHLGRNTGVKMGVPLDQMPLWNYNKPYGSLGGMPREVLERSRIILWQGHCSVHQRFTVSQIEAARARFPNVHVVVHPECRLEVVQAADSNGSTEFIARTVREGAPGSVFAVGTEINLVSRLAHENPDKTVFCLDPVVCPCSTMYRIHPAYLAWTVEELATGRVVNQVKVDEETAHYAKIALDRMLAVT
- a CDS encoding GNAT family N-acetyltransferase; translation: MLTRQEAPDWTIRDATEADVAAVLHVWRNTEARPSLTDNEEVIEALIKANPGALFVADVKGKIVGAVIATYDGWRGNIYRLAVDPDYRRRGLARALVHEAESRLRAKGAKRISCLVESDHPWATAFWDGAGYERDPIMLRYFKNLD
- a CDS encoding MBL fold metallo-hydrolase; translated protein: GRFQACIHIEAAGARFLLDCGPSALVAMKRFGVAPNEIDAVLISHFHGDHFAGIPFLILEGQFFGRTKPLAFAGPPGIEARARGVMEELFLGLSGTAQRFDYSFVDLQAGVPTSIAGLEVTALPVPHSGGSTPYGLRVAVDGKVVAYSGDSEWSETLIDLARGADLFICEANFFDRDVRNHLSYRTLMRRIGDFECRRIVLTHAGPEVLERRHELELELAEDGMTIEV
- a CDS encoding SRPBCC family protein, whose product is MIDQPAVVRAAGEAEIKADAELCWSVLTDVNSWASWNRDVKSASLEGPVMKGTTFRWKVSGGRITSTFIEVVPPRLVAWTGHLSPLGIRAVHVWSLSPQDGSTLVRSEESWSGLVPRLARGFSARLLKSAIDKGLESLKRECERRAASPSQ
- a CDS encoding PHB depolymerase family esterase gives rise to the protein MNRHARGRMLAFSQGLAIFALGALLFGCRDGGPNREAAVEPTAAATPAVQTGCGSPFRAGLTLGSMQSGGVTRTYRLYVPASYSPSKPAPVVLNFHGFGSSAAEQEAYSRMTAMADRAGFITVAPDGTGSPRRWYIYGMFEPGFVDDFAFVDDLLDHLSATLCIDERRVYATGISNGGGMSSLLGCRLNDRIAAIAPVAGSPFPGAICRGKQPVPAIIFHGTEDSLVPFEGGVGGRLGLALQSVRQNAADWAAHNGCAPAPSVERVAPDVLRESFSGCNGGADVLLYVVEGGGHTWPGAASVPLLGRTTQSIDATSLIWEFFASHPRAGR
- a CDS encoding NUDIX domain-containing protein, with protein sequence MKVAVVVAILTIIAEELRVLLINRSGEPFVGWWALPGGVLRPGESLADAAARKLVDETGVADVYLEQLYTFDSLEESPGSVVVAYFALVDSSKVRLRDELAWRPEWHRVKDLPDLAFDNKKVVDYAIQRLRNKLEYTNVAYSLMPQSFTLSDLQSVYESILGRTFDKRNFRRRMLSLGIIRPTGQTVARGAHRPAELFEFTSRKPMVL